In Colletotrichum higginsianum IMI 349063 chromosome 3, whole genome shotgun sequence, a genomic segment contains:
- a CDS encoding Structural maintenance of chromosomes protein: protein MTTVRAQNLQVRMLPSDISPLPLLPFLLMDVEADVILIQDLIYKRGQAGVTKASVTIVFDNRDKKKSPIGFEEYATISVTRQIVLGGTSKYLINGHRAQQQTVQNLFQSVQLNINNPNFLIMQGRITKVLNMKPVEILAMIEEAAGTRMFEDRRDKALKTMAKKEMKLQEITELLRDEIEPKLEKLRTEKRAFLDFQQTQNDLERLTRVVVAHDYVRCQEKLEQSAADLESKKQRQKDLEESATRLKSEISHLEEDVKRVREQRDKELKKGGKAQALEDAVKKHSNGLVRLATVMDLKKSSMAEEKERKTAVEKNVSELEATLQEKTQAFEEIKARFDAAKDDLEKQSQEAESKEELLQTLQTGVASKDGQESGYQGQLQDARNRATAAVTEQEQAKMKIAHLEKRIKEEEPRAKKAKEQNADLLKDLEVLRSQAQKLEKELGRLGFEPGQEEQLYQKQSSLQQQIRGLRQEADGLKRKVANIDFNYADPTPNFDRSKVKGLVAQLFTLDKENTQAGTALEICAGGRLYNVVVDTEVTGTQLLQGGKLRKRVTIIPLNKIAAFKASAQTIATAQRIAPGKVDLALSLVGYDHEVSAAMEYVFGNTLICADADTAKKVTFDPNVRMRSITLEGDAYDPSGTLSGGSSPNSSGVLVTLQKLNDITRQLKEAEASLHGLQLTIASEKSKLDHARKIKQELDLKSHEIKLAEEQISGNSSSSIIQEVENMKETIAQLKTDTAEAKKKHAEATADVKQIEKDMKDFDNNKDAKLVELQKSLDKLRATLTKNSASVKVLQKEVQGAQLDSEQVSGDLSAAREQLQEVEVAIKAQQQDIEDLVKQQSSLQETLDGVQAELDDERAKLHGFDDELRALEDATRSKNARIAEESLEKQKLGHQVERFHKEQQSAVQTVAHMEKEHDWIADEKENFGRSGTPYDFKGQNIGECKATLRNLTDRFQGMKKKINPKVMNMIESVEKKEISLKHMMKTVIRDKRKIEETIISLDDYKKKALQETWEKVNGDFGQIFNELLPGSFAKLDPPEGKTISEGLEVKVSLGKVWKQSLTELSGGQRSLIALSLIMALLQFKPAPMYILDEVDAALDLSHTQNIGRLIKTRFKGSQFIVVSLKDGMFQNANRIFRTRFSEGTSMVQALTPADLK, encoded by the exons ATGACAACAGTGCGAGCGCAGAATCTCCAGGTGCGGATGCTTCCGTCTGATatctcccccctccccctccttccctttttGCTCATGGACGTTGAAGCTGATGTTATCCTCATACAGGACCTTATCTACAAACGTGGCCAAGCCGGCGTCACGAAAGCGAGCGTTACGATCGTTTTCGACAACAGAGACAAGAAAAAGTCACCCATCGGCTTCGAAGAGTATGCGACCATCAGTGTGACTCGCCAGATTGTCTTGGGCGGCACATCCAAATACCTCATCAATGGACACCGCGCACAGCAACAAACAGTACAAAATCTCTTCCAGTCCGTCCAGCTCAATATCAACAACCCCAACTTCCTCATCATGCAGGGCCGAATCACAAAGGTTCTGAACATGAAGCCTGTCGAGATTCTGGCCATGATCGAGGAAGCGGCGGGAACACGAATGTTCGAGGATAGGAGAGATAAAGCGCTGAAGACgatggccaagaaggagatgaAGCTCCAGGAGATCACAGAGCTGCTCCGCGACGAAATCGAGCCCAAACTCGAGAAGTTGCGAACAGAGAAGCGCGCTTTCCTCGATTTCCAACAAACACAGAACGACCTTGAGCGCCTTACAAGAGTGGTTGTTGCGCACGACTATGTTCGCTGccaggagaagctggagcaGTCCGCAGCAGACCTAGAGAGCAAGAAGCAACGCCAAAAGGACCTCGAAGAGTCAGCGACACGGTTAAAGAGCGAAATTTCCCAtctcgaggaggacgtcaAGCGGGTTCGCGAACAACGTGACAAGGAGTTGAAGAAGGGAGGCAAGGCGCAGGctctcgaggacgccgtgAAGAAGCATTCGAACGGGCTTGTCAGACTCGCCACCGTCATGGACTTGAAAAAGTCCAGCATGGCcgaagaaaaggaaaggaagacggccgtcgagaagaacGTGTCCGAATTGGAAGCGACATTGCAAGAGAAGACCCAGGCATTTGAAGAAATCAAGGCAAGGTTCGACGCTGCCAAGGATGACCTGGAGAAGCAAAGCCAAGAGGCCGAATCCAAGGAGGAACTCTTGCAAACGCTGCAGACCGGTGTCGCCTCCAAAGACGGTCAAGAGAGCGGCTACCAAGGCCAGCTCCAAGACGCGAGGAACCGTGCGACAGCTGCTGTCACCGAACAGGAGCAGGCGAAGATGAAGATTGCCCATCTCGAGAAGCGCATCAAGGAAGAAGAACCACGcgccaagaaggcgaagGAACAAAACGCCGATCTCCTGAAGGATCTCGAAGTACTGAGGTCACAAGCCCAGAAACTCGAAAAAGAGCTGGGCAGACTGGGCTTCGAGCCTGGCCAGGAAGAGCAGCTGTACCAGAAGCAGTCCTCATTACAGCAGCAAATCCGAGGCCTCCGCCAAGAGGCGGATGGGTTGAAGCGCAAGGTCGCCAACATTGACTTCAATTACGCGGACCCGACCCCTAACTTCGACAGGTCCAAGGTCAAGGGCTTGGTTGCTCAGTTGTTCACCTTGGACAAAGAGAATACGCAAGCGGGAACTGCCCTTGAGATCTGCGCCGGTGGTCGTCTCTACAACGTTGTCGTTGATACTGAAGTAACTGGTACCCAGCTGCTCCAGGGAGGAAAGCTTCGCAAACGCGTCACTATCATTCCTTTAAACAAGATCGCAGCCTTCAAGGCCTCAGCTCAGACCATCGCGACGGCCCAAAGAATCGCTCCAGGCAAGGTCGACCTAGCCCTGTCCCTCGTTGGTTACGACCATGAGGTATCTGCAGCCATGGAGTACGTCTTTGGCAACACTCTCATTTGTGCCGACGCAGACACGGCGAAGAAAGTGACCTTTGACCCCAATGTGAGGATGAGGAGTATCACCCTGGAAGGAGATGCTTACGACCCTTCCGGTACTCTGTCTGGTGGTAGCTCTCCCAACTCCAGTGGCGTGCTAGTCACCCTGCAGAAGCTTAACGACATCACTCGCCAACTCAAAGAGGCTGAGGCGTCATTGCACGGGCTTCAACTCACCATCGCGAGTGAGAAGTCTAAGCTTGATCATGCGCGCAAGATTAAACAGGAGCTCGATTTGAAGAGCCACGAGAtcaagctcgccgaggagcagaTCAGCGGCAACTCTTCGTCTTCAATCATTCAAGAGGTGGAGAATATGAAGGAGACCATTGCCCAGCTTAAGACAGACACCGCGGaagcgaagaagaagcacgCCGAAGCCACCGCCGACGTTAAGCAGATTGAGAAGGACATGAAGGACTTCGACAACAACAAGGACGCGAAGCTCGTTGAGCTGCAGAAGTCCCTGGACAAGCTGCGAGCGACTCTCACAAAGAACTCTGCCTCGGTCAAGGTTCTGCAAAAGGAGGTGCAAGGTGCGCAGCTTGACTCTGAACAAGTCTCGGGCGACCTGTCTGCAGCCCGCGAGCAACTGCAAGAAGTCGAGGTGGCCATCAAGGCTCAGCAGCAGGACATCGAAGACCTCGTCAAACAGCAGAGCAGCCTCCAAGAGACGCTCGATGGTGTCCAGGCCGAGCTTGATGATGAACGCGCCAAGTTGCACGGCTTTGATGATGAACTTCGCGCGCTCGAGGACGCTACTCGGTCCAAGAATGCTCGTATCGCCGAGGAGAGTCTCGAAAAGCAGAAACTTGGCCATCAAGTCGAGAGGTTTCACAAGGAACAGCAGTCGGCCGTGCAGACGGTAGCTCACATGGAGAAGGAGCACGACTGGatcgccgacgagaaggagaacTTTGGCCGTTCAGGTACGCCGTACGACTTCAAGGGCCAGAACATTGGCGAGTGCAAGGCGACGCTCCGCAACTTGACGGACCGCTTCCAGggcatgaagaagaagatcaaTCCCAAGGTCATGAACATGATTGAGAgcgtcgagaagaaggagatcTCGCTCAAGCATATGATGAAGACGGTCATCCGCGACAAGCGCAAGATCGAGGAGACCATCATCAGCTTGGACGActacaagaagaaggctCTTCAAGAGACGTGGGAGAAAGTCAACGGCGACTTTGGCCAGATCTTCAACGAGCTCCTGCCTGGCAGTTTTGCCAAGCTGGATCCCCCTGAAGGCAAGACTATCAGCGAGGGTCTTGAAGTCAAGGTCTCCCTCGGCAAGGTGTGGAAGCAGAGTTTGACTGAGCTCTCTGGAGGACAAAG ATCCCTCATTGCTCTTTCCCTCATCATGGCTCTTTTGCAGTTCAAGCCGGCGCCAATGTAtatcctcgacgaggtcgacgctgCCCTGGACTTGTCACACACGCAAAACATCGGCCGTCTGATCAAAACGCGTTTCAAGGGGTCGCAGTTCATTGTCGTGTCCCTGAAGGACGGCATGTTCCAGAACGCCAACCGCATCTTCCGCACCCGCTTCAGCGAGGGAACCAGCATGGTTCAAGCGTTGACGCCCGCGGATCTGAAATAA